A genomic region of Peptoniphilus sp. ING2-D1G contains the following coding sequences:
- the gcdB1 gene encoding Na+-transporting oxaloacetate decarboxylase beta subunit (Members of this family are integral membrane proteins. The decarboxylation reactions they catalyse are coupled to the vectorial transport of Na+ across the cytoplasmic membrane, thereby creating a sodium ion motive force that is used for ATP synthesis; High confidence in function and specificity), giving the protein MEGLKNGLLLGILNLELGHIIMFAIGGFLIYLAIAKEYEPTLLLPIGFGAILCNIPFSSAVGDEGFLTLLYNIGIATELFPVLIFIAVGAMIDFRPLISSPFMLFFGAAAQFGIFATMLFALSTGQFTLPEAASIGIIGAADGPTSIYVAKEFAQNYLGPISVAAYSYMSLVPIIQPPVIKLLTTKEERKIRMKYTGIKVPKIVEILFPIVITIIAGIIAPMSVALIGALMFGNLIRVCGVLDRLSLSAQNELANLVTILLGITIGSTMSAEAFLDLKTLMIMGMGLVAFVFDTAGGVIFAKILNIFLKEKVNPMIGAAGISAFPMSGRVVQKLATEEDPTNFILMQAMSANVAGQLGSVVAGSMILALVPLFV; this is encoded by the coding sequence TTGGAAGGTTTAAAAAATGGATTATTACTTGGGATACTCAATTTAGAATTAGGGCACATTATCATGTTTGCAATAGGGGGATTTTTAATATATCTTGCAATTGCCAAGGAATATGAACCTACTCTTTTATTACCCATAGGTTTTGGAGCTATTTTATGTAATATACCTTTTTCATCAGCAGTAGGAGATGAAGGGTTTTTAACTTTACTTTACAACATAGGTATTGCAACGGAATTATTTCCCGTACTTATATTTATAGCGGTAGGAGCTATGATTGACTTCAGGCCGCTCATATCAAGTCCTTTTATGTTGTTTTTTGGAGCAGCGGCACAATTCGGAATATTTGCCACAATGCTTTTTGCCCTTTCAACTGGACAGTTCACCTTACCTGAGGCTGCATCGATAGGTATTATAGGAGCGGCAGACGGACCGACATCAATATATGTCGCAAAGGAATTTGCACAAAATTACTTAGGACCTATATCAGTTGCCGCTTATTCATATATGAGCCTTGTTCCTATAATTCAACCGCCTGTAATAAAGTTATTGACAACAAAGGAAGAAAGAAAGATAAGGATGAAGTATACGGGAATTAAAGTTCCTAAGATAGTAGAGATACTTTTTCCCATAGTTATAACTATTATAGCAGGAATTATAGCGCCTATGTCCGTAGCCCTTATAGGTGCATTGATGTTTGGAAATTTGATTAGGGTTTGTGGAGTATTGGATAGACTTTCCCTTTCGGCACAAAATGAACTTGCAAATTTAGTTACAATATTACTTGGGATAACAATAGGCTCTACAATGTCCGCTGAAGCTTTTTTGGATTTAAAAACACTGATGATAATGGGAATGGGACTTGTAGCTTTCGTATTTGATACGGCGGGGGGAGTAATATTTGCAAAGATTTTAAATATATTTTTAAAGGAAAAAGTAAATCCGATGATTGGAGCGGCGGGGATCTCTGCATTTCCCATGTCGGGAAGGGTTGTGCAAAAACTTGCAACTGAAGAAGATCCCACCAACTTCATTCTTATGCAAGCAATGAGTGCGAATGTAGCAGGACAATTGGGCTCTGTAGTTGCAGGTTCTATGATACTTGCGCTTGTGCCTTTATTTGTTTAG
- a CDS encoding NAD-specific glutamate dehydrogenase (Glutamate dehydrogenases (EC, EC, and EC) (GluDH) are enzymes that catalyse the NAD-and/or NADP-dependent reversible deamination of L-glutamate into alpha-ketoglutarate. GluDH isozymes are generally involved with either ammonia assimilation or glutamate catabolism. Two separate enzymes are present in yeasts: the NADP-dependent enzyme, which catalyses the amination of alpha-ketoglutarate to L-glutamate; and the NAD-dependent enzyme, which catalyses the reverse reaction -this form links the L-amino acids with the Krebs cycle, which provides a major pathway for metabolic interconversion of alpha-amino acids and alpha-keto acids; High confidence in function and specificity), which yields MTDTLNPLVAAQEKVKAACDKLGLDPAVYELLKEPKRVIEISIPVKMDDGSLKTFKGYRSCHSDAVGPAKGGVRFHPAVNLDEVKALSLWMTFKGGALGLPYGGGKGGVSVDPTDLSERELEQLCRGYIRGLYKYLGERIDIPAPDAGTSPKIMAWFIDEYIKLNGDKMDLGTFTGKPIAFGGSQGRNEATGFGVSIVTREAAKKYGIDITQSKLAVQGFGNVGTFTVKNLQRQGGKIVALAEWDKKEGNYALYNEDGLKFEELLAYKNENHTLLGFPNAKRITEKEFWEGEYDILVPAALENVITDEVAEKLNVKLVCEAANGPTTPEGDEALAKRGIPLTPDILTNSGGVLVSYYEWVQNQYGYYWTEKEVEEKQEADMMKAIEGVFGVSEEYNVSLREAVYMYAIKSIAEAMKLRGWY from the coding sequence CTAAGAGAGTAATAGAAATTTCAATCCCTGTAAAAATGGATGACGGTTCATTAAAAACTTTCAAAGGCTATAGAAGCTGTCACTCAGATGCAGTAGGACCTGCTAAGGGCGGCGTTCGTTTTCACCCGGCTGTAAACCTTGATGAAGTAAAGGCACTTTCTCTTTGGATGACATTTAAAGGTGGAGCTTTAGGACTTCCCTATGGTGGAGGAAAAGGTGGAGTTTCCGTGGATCCCACTGATTTATCAGAAAGAGAATTAGAACAACTTTGCAGAGGATATATAAGAGGTCTTTATAAGTACTTAGGCGAAAGAATAGACATACCTGCTCCGGACGCAGGAACATCTCCTAAGATCATGGCATGGTTCATAGACGAATATATTAAACTTAACGGAGACAAAATGGACCTTGGTACATTTACAGGAAAGCCGATAGCTTTTGGCGGATCTCAAGGAAGAAATGAAGCAACAGGATTTGGAGTTTCAATAGTAACAAGAGAAGCAGCTAAAAAATACGGCATAGATATAACACAATCAAAACTTGCAGTTCAAGGATTTGGAAATGTAGGTACATTTACAGTTAAAAACCTTCAAAGACAAGGCGGAAAGATTGTAGCTCTTGCAGAATGGGATAAAAAAGAAGGAAATTACGCTCTATACAATGAAGATGGATTGAAGTTCGAAGAACTTCTTGCATACAAAAATGAAAATCACACATTGTTAGGATTCCCCAATGCAAAGAGAATTACAGAAAAAGAATTCTGGGAAGGCGAATATGACATATTAGTACCTGCAGCACTTGAAAATGTGATTACAGATGAAGTTGCAGAAAAACTAAACGTAAAATTAGTATGTGAAGCAGCTAACGGTCCGACAACACCTGAAGGAGACGAAGCTCTTGCTAAGAGAGGCATACCTCTAACTCCGGATATTTTAACCAACTCAGGTGGAGTACTTGTATCTTACTATGAATGGGTACAAAACCAATACGGATATTATTGGACAGAAAAAGAAGTAGAAGAAAAACAAGAAGCTGACATGATGAAAGCAATCGAAGGAGTCTTCGGAGTATCTGAAGAATACAATGTATCATTAAGAGAAGCTGTTTACATGTATGCTATAAAGTCAATTGCAGAAGCAATGAAACTTAGAGGATGGTATTAA